The sequence CGCGGTCGCCCGCTCACGCACGGCAAGGACTACGTGACCGAGCACATGCCCCCGTGGAAGATTCCCTTCGGTGGCAAGCCTCTGCGCGAACTGTATGCGCGCGATTATGCGGTGCAGAGCAAATGCTACGCCTTCGACGAGACCACGCGCCATTTCTGGGCCAAGGACAGCGAGCAACCCTACACGCAGGCACCCGATGCGCCGTTCAACTGGCTGCGCGCCGACGTGGTGGGGGGCAAGTCGCTGCTGTGGGGGCGCCAGGTGTATCGCTGGAGCGATCTGGATTTCGAGGCCAACAGATGCGACGGGCACGGTATCGACTGGCCGATACGCTATAGCGACATCGAGCCGTGGTACTCCCATGTCGAGCGCTTTATCGGCGTCAGCGGACAGGCGGAGGGTCTCGCGCAGCTGCCGGACAGCGAATTTCAGCCGCCCATGCAGATGAACGTGATGGAAGCGGCCGTCAAGCAGCGCATCGAGGCGCAGTTCCCGGGACGCAAAATGACGATCGGGCGAGTGGCGAATCTGAGCGAGCCGCTCGGGGATCGTGGCGCGTGTCACTACTGCGGCATATGCCAGCGCGGTTGCTCGACCGGAGCATATTTCAGCAGCCACAGCTCCACCTTGCCGGCGGCACGCAAGACCGGCAATCTCGAGCTGCGCGCCAACAGCGTCGTGGAAGGCCTCGATTACGATCCTGCGGGCATGCGGGTCGCGGGCGTGCGGATCGTCGATACCGTGACCGGCGAGCGTACGCGCCTCACCTCGAAACTGGTGTTTCTGTGCGCTTCCACGATTGGCAGTCTGCAGGTGTTGCTCAACTCGCGCTCGGACAGCTTCCCGGACGGATTGGCCAATCGCAGCGGCATGCTCGGCCGCTACGTGATGGATCACCAGAACGGGGTATTCGGTTTCGGGATGTCCACGGAGTTTACCGGCAAGTACTACTACGGTTACCGGCCAAACGGGATCTACATCCCACGCTTTCGCAATCTCGATCCGCGGCGGCCCGAGGGCGAGTTCCTGCGCGGTTACGGTTTCCAGGGCATGGCGCTGGCGATGGAGGGACGCATGATGGCGCCTTCGATCCCTGGCTTCGGGGCGGTGTTCAAACAGGCACTGCGTCAGGCGCCGATGTGGTCGATGTTTCTTGCCGGCTTCACCGAGTGCCTGCCGTACCGCGACAACCGCGTGACGCTGGACAGCAGCCGCGTCGATCGCCATGGCATACCGCAGGTCCGCTTCGACGTGCGTTTTCGCGAGAACGAGGAAAAGCTGCGCCTCGATGCCGCGGCCCAGGCCGAGCAAATGCTGAAGGCGGCCGGGCTACTGAACGTGATGACCATGGCCAATCCCTCGGTTCCGGGTGACGCGATACACGAGATGGGCGGCGCCTGCATGGGGCGCGATCCGGAGAGCTCGGTGCTGAACGGCTGGAACCAGGCGCACGACGTGCCGAACCTGTATGTCACGGACGGTGCCAGCATGAGTTCCGCCAGTTGCGTGAATCCGTCGCTGACCTTCATGGCGCTCACGGCACGCGCGGCAAACCACGCCGTCGAGCAGCTGCGCGCCGGCGCGGTGTAGCGCGATTCGGACGCGCGAGGGCCAGGACAATGACAGGTGTGCGCGCACGGCTCGGGCTCATGATGTTCCTGCAGTTCTTCGTGTGGGGTACGTGGTTCGTGACACTCGGCACTTTCCTCGCAACCAATCTGCAGGCCAGTGGCGCGCAGACCGGCATGGCCTTCGCCACGCAGTCTTGGGGCGCGATTATCGCGCCGTTCTTTATCGGGCTGATCGCGGACCGCTTTTTCAATGCCGAGCGGATTCTGGGTATCCTCCACCTTGCAGGCACGGTGATGCTTTACTGCCTGTTCTCGTCCGCGGATTTCGCGACGTTCTATCCGGTCGCGCTTGCCTACATGATCACCTATATGCCGACGCTGGCATTGGTGAATGCCGTCGCGTTCAGGCAACTGGTCGATACCCGCGAGGAGTTTCCGGGCATACGCATGTGGGGCACGATCGGCTGGATAGCGGCGGGTCTTTGCATCAGTTTCGTGTTCGGGTGGGATGATGCATCGGGCCTCGCCGCCGGCGCGCTGCGCAACACGTTTGCGCTGGCGGCGCTCGCGTCGGCGTTGCTCGGCGTATACAGTTTCACGCTTCCGGCGACCCCGCCCCTTGGCAATGCGGCAGCGGGCATCGGCGAACGCCTCGGCATCACCGCACTCGGCATGCTGAAAGATCGCAGTTTCGCGGTGTTCTTCTGCTCCGCCATACTGATCTGCGTGCCGCTGGCGTTCTACTACCAGAACGCCAACCTGTTTCTCGTTGAGAGCGGAGTGGCGAAT comes from Gammaproteobacteria bacterium and encodes:
- a CDS encoding GMC family oxidoreductase, with translation MKEQFDAIVVGSGVTGGWAAKELTGKGLKVLMLERGRPLTHGKDYVTEHMPPWKIPFGGKPLRELYARDYAVQSKCYAFDETTRHFWAKDSEQPYTQAPDAPFNWLRADVVGGKSLLWGRQVYRWSDLDFEANRCDGHGIDWPIRYSDIEPWYSHVERFIGVSGQAEGLAQLPDSEFQPPMQMNVMEAAVKQRIEAQFPGRKMTIGRVANLSEPLGDRGACHYCGICQRGCSTGAYFSSHSSTLPAARKTGNLELRANSVVEGLDYDPAGMRVAGVRIVDTVTGERTRLTSKLVFLCASTIGSLQVLLNSRSDSFPDGLANRSGMLGRYVMDHQNGVFGFGMSTEFTGKYYYGYRPNGIYIPRFRNLDPRRPEGEFLRGYGFQGMALAMEGRMMAPSIPGFGAVFKQALRQAPMWSMFLAGFTECLPYRDNRVTLDSSRVDRHGIPQVRFDVRFRENEEKLRLDAAAQAEQMLKAAGLLNVMTMANPSVPGDAIHEMGGACMGRDPESSVLNGWNQAHDVPNLYVTDGASMSSASCVNPSLTFMALTARAANHAVEQLRAGAV
- a CDS encoding MFS transporter, which encodes MTGVRARLGLMMFLQFFVWGTWFVTLGTFLATNLQASGAQTGMAFATQSWGAIIAPFFIGLIADRFFNAERILGILHLAGTVMLYCLFSSADFATFYPVALAYMITYMPTLALVNAVAFRQLVDTREEFPGIRMWGTIGWIAAGLCISFVFGWDDASGLAAGALRNTFALAALASALLGVYSFTLPATPPLGNAAAGIGERLGITALGMLKDRSFAVFFCSAILICVPLAFYYQNANLFLVESGVANPAGKMTIGQVSEAGFILLLPVLFSRFGFKTTLLIGMFAWSLRYTLFALGNAGDLLWMLLAGIALHGICYDFFFVAGQVYTDARAGERFRASAQGLITLATYGIGMLIGFQVAGMVSDLYTLPSGHDWRLIWLFPAGFALLVFSVFLLLFRDNTTIGETNR